In Elusimicrobiota bacterium, the genomic stretch GATTGCGGAAGTTGAACGGGAAAAACAGATTTTGCGGTTAGATATGAAAAAGAATAGCAAATAAGCTTATGAAATTTGAATTAGATGAATATCACGGAAACGTCTCGGACGGAGAATTAATAGCAGATTTAAAACGAGTTGCGTTAGGGTTAAAAAAGAATTTGGTTTCTAGGGCAGAGTATGATAACTATAGGGCTGTTTCGGTTAGACTTAGGTTTATTATTATGAAGCGTGATAATTTTAAATGTCAGCATTGTGGGCGATCCCCAGCAACAGACCCTACAATAATACTGCATGTTGACCATAAAACAGCTTGGGCAAATGGTGGTGAGACGGTACTTGAGAACTTAGAGACCCTTTGTTCTAAATGTAATATTGGTAAAGGGAACAAATTTTCGGAGTAAAAATATATTTCTACGGCTTTGCTGCTGCGAAGCAGCAGAGGGCGGACGAAGCCCAAAAAAACTCCTTATAGCGCGCGGGAATAAAAAAATAAACCCCGTTAGAAAAATACAAACCGAATAATACTGGCAGAATTACGAAAAGCTGTTAAGTTCTCGTTGCAATATTTCATACTTCTTTAAAATGTTTTGTTGTTTCTAACGGGGTAAATCGTCCTAAATGCTCGTC encodes the following:
- a CDS encoding HNH endonuclease, whose amino-acid sequence is MKFELDEYHGNVSDGELIADLKRVALGLKKNLVSRAEYDNYRAVSVRLRFIIMKRDNFKCQHCGRSPATDPTIILHVDHKTAWANGGETVLENLETLCSKCNIGKGNKFSE